The Brassica rapa cultivar Chiifu-401-42 chromosome A10, CAAS_Brap_v3.01, whole genome shotgun sequence genome segment GCTCCAGCTGATGATCCGAGTCCCTCAAATGCTTCTCAAGGGACTCCAACTTCTCCGGAGTGTAGCCTTTCGCTCTGAAACTCCCCAACTCCTCTTCTAGCTTCCGGCATTTGGATTCTGCTTCCTCAGCACTTGCTAACTTTTCTTTCAGATCCTCGTTGACACGTTCAAGATCCGTTGTCTCATTGAGCTGTTCCTCAAGAGAACTAACTTTTTCACTCAATGTAGAATTCTCAGTGCTCAACAGAATCAGTTTCTCCTCAGCTTCTCTCAAACTCTCTTTCAACCCTTCAGTCTGCGCCATGAGAAAGTCGCCGAGCCTCCCGTTGCTGCTATCAAGCTTGTGCAAAGCAGACTCCTTATCAACGAGCTCAGACTTCAAGTTGGTTTCCCTTTTAAAAGAGCCGCTTAGATTGAACTTGAGAATCTGAAGCTTCCCAGACATCTCCTTTAACATCCCTTTAAAAACTTCAGAGGAGTTCTCCGCCTCAAGCCACCGAGAATACGCGTCTTCGATTACTTCTTCCATGTAGAGAACATCCTGCTCGGAGGAATAGAGCTTAATCTCTAGCTGGTACTCAGAGTTTCTAGACTCGCTTAGCTTCTTCTCGAGCTCCATCTCCTTGGCTAAAGACTTCTCAAGCATCCTCAAAACGTTTCTCTGCTGATCAGCTGTTTGCATCTTGATCTTAGCGCTCAGATCACCAAACTCTCCATCGGTTTGAGATTCTGCAGCACCCCCTCCAGACCCTAAACAGAACATATGAATATGAGAATATTATAACAAAGAATGATAAATTTTAGTTAATACTTACAGCTTCCAAGTTCATCTGAACCCGAAGATAACTTGTGAAAGCTATTAGATTGCTTCTTCATCTCAACCACTTGGTCCATTAACTGATCCAAAGACTGCTCAGCGTCATGAAACTTCCCCTCCAAATCTCCATCATCTTGAAACGGAGATATCATCGTGACACGTGCGTTTTGAATCTCGTTCTGGAGAAAACCAACGAGAGACTCAACTTCTTTCACCTCTGagtagagaaacgaagacaagagatcgaactccAAAGCCTTCTCAGccaaatcatcatcatcttcttcttcttctttgttgtgAGAAGCAAAAGACTCGAAGTCGTGTTCCCTGGAGCCGAGTTGCATAGTGAGAAGACTGAGATTCACCAGCTTCTCGGAGACGAAGGCAAAATCCAATTCTACTTTTATCAGAACTTGGCTTGCAGTAGATAGTtctggatgatgatgatgatgattgatgTCTTCTAAAAGGCTTTCCTTTGATGAGCTAGGCTGTGGTACGAGGCTGTCGTTGTCATCGACAGAGACTGTTCTATGATGTTCCGTTTCTATTTCCATctgtgagaaaaaaaaaggatcaaTCTTTCGTCATGAAATTGAATAATTAAGGTTCCTATTAGATGCAACGATCCTGGGTTCGATTCCTAAGCGAGAAATCAAAGTGAAGTTTCTACAACAGAtttgttttacttttataaTCCGATCGAGTTTGAGAAAGGACACAGCGTAAAGGAGAAAACTTACATTTAGAAACGAAGCGACACGAGACGGTTCAGATGAAAAGAAACTTCCTTTTGGGAGGAAATGATCCAGAGAGAGAGGCGAACGTGAGAGAAGATCGAGGAGAGGAACATAAAGGATTCTCTTTTATTGGTtacagtaatttttttaaaagcttttatttattaatctcTCGGAGTGTGAAAATGAAAATACACGTCTGttctattttttgttgttaCCCAGATTTGGGACATGTAGACACCTAATAGTACATACCTGTCTATATTTCTCAAgtgacaataaaacaaaaatagatgTATGAAAACCAAACCGCATTGAATTTTAtgtctttttaatttgaaatgcgaaattattttttcatgtGAAAAAGATCAAAGTTTTGccaaacacaaaagaaaaaggataagctattttaagttttaattaATGATGAATTAATTTCTCTTTGTTCAATAATTAATAAGTTTTACACATCAGATTATTTCAAGCTCTTCTAAAAAGGTTATTGAATTCAGacggtataatatatatatttacagttttttaaaaaacttttgaaACTTAATATTACAGTCACCATTTACTCCTCAAGAGGTAAAAAAGAAAGCCATATAATGTGTGATGCCTCCATTAAGTCTCTAATCTTCTGGCAGCCAAGGTTAGCTCATGAGGAGCAGTGCTTCACGAGTTCGACCCAAAAGACTCAGAGCTGTTGCTGCTATGTGATGTCCCGTTAGCCCCGCAAGTGCAAGCTGCTCGTTAGGCGACGCTTCTTCTATGTACCCATCCGGTAACACGATCGGTCTCCACTATCATaaatccaaaaccaaaataaaaagattacaactttgaatatatatatggttttggtttgttgtgtgtgtgtgtaccTTGATTTTCCCATCGAGCTGGCCATCAAGGGCTATGAACTGAGCCACATGGGATCCAAACCCTCCAACACAGCCTTCTTCGACCGTGATAAGGAACTTGTGGTTTTGACAAAGATCACGCACGAGCTTAATATCCAGGGGTTTGCAGAATCTTGCATCAGCTACAGTCACGTTCAAACCGAGTTTCGAGAGAAGCGAGTGAGCATTCAGACAGTTCTGAACCATGGCTCCATACCCGAGCAAAGCCACATCTTGACCTTCTAATAGAACTCTTCCTCTTCCGATCTATTCTAATATAATAAAACGGGTTTTTGTGTCAGCATGGCTTGTTTTGAAGAAGATTTGAAGATTAGATTGGCTTACTTCAATTGGTAATCCAATGGGGACGAGATAGTTCTTGTTGACGATGGCGCCTCTGGGGAACCGGA includes the following:
- the LOC103846722 gene encoding WPP domain-interacting tail-anchored protein 1; this translates as MEIETEHHRTVSVDDNDSLVPQPSSSKESLLEDINHHHHHPELSTASQVLIKVELDFAFVSEKLVNLSLLTMQLGSREHDFESFASHNKEEEEDDDDLAEKALEFDLLSSFLYSEVKEVESLVGFLQNEIQNARVTMISPFQDDGDLEGKFHDAEQSLDQLMDQVVEMKKQSNSFHKLSSGSDELGSWSGGGAAESQTDGEFGDLSAKIKMQTADQQRNVLRMLEKSLAKEMELEKKLSESRNSEYQLEIKLYSSEQDVLYMEEVIEDAYSRWLEAENSSEVFKGMLKEMSGKLQILKFNLSGSFKRETNLKSELVDKESALHKLDSSNGRLGDFLMAQTEGLKESLREAEEKLILLSTENSTLSEKVSSLEEQLNETTDLERVNEDLKEKLASAEEAESKCRKLEEELGSFRAKGYTPEKLESLEKHLRDSDHQLELAVAAVEAGKEKQSLLYSTVSDMEDVIEDLKSKVSKAENRADYTEDKLITVSESNADLNEELKFCRGRLKEAERYLQQAEERKLQTAKDIAQHNKIMKKLVLQLASERERLHKQITNLSKENRVLMVKLKKVGKTGFTESENISPKSDQSSLPCHQESKLQATITSLTDQEEEEETESTSDIGSVRRLDAGALGIKHILLAILVIFMSSMAYLMSQQNI